Proteins co-encoded in one Coriobacteriia bacterium genomic window:
- a CDS encoding adenylyltransferase/cytidyltransferase family protein gives MGAAPETTGATVSTGMVHGRFQLFHLEHLSYVLHALERCDQLVIGITNPDASQFVAAEESDHRHLREANPFSYNERQLMIRESLVDEGVDLSRIAFVPFHVLDPEQWPYYIPKPGTVTHFMRFFSEWEERKAAELRAHGYEVVQIDAGRSKSITATQVRALLAEDGDWRAFLPAGTVRVVERLGGLPRGQAAGCGTRS, from the coding sequence ATGGGCGCAGCACCCGAGACAACCGGCGCGACGGTCTCCACCGGCATGGTGCACGGGCGCTTTCAGCTGTTCCACCTCGAGCACCTGAGCTATGTCCTGCACGCACTGGAGCGCTGCGATCAGCTGGTCATCGGGATCACGAACCCCGACGCCAGCCAGTTCGTGGCCGCCGAGGAAAGCGACCACCGTCATTTGCGTGAGGCCAACCCGTTCTCGTACAACGAGCGCCAGTTGATGATCCGCGAGAGCCTGGTCGACGAAGGCGTGGACCTGTCGCGCATCGCTTTCGTCCCGTTTCACGTGCTCGACCCCGAGCAGTGGCCGTACTACATCCCCAAGCCGGGGACGGTTACCCACTTCATGCGGTTCTTCTCGGAGTGGGAGGAGCGCAAGGCCGCCGAGCTACGCGCTCACGGCTACGAGGTGGTGCAGATCGACGCCGGGCGGTCCAAGTCGATAACCGCCACGCAGGTCCGGGCGCTGCTCGCCGAGGACGGCGACTGGCGCGCCTTCCTGCCGGCAGGCACCGTGCGCGTCGTCGAGAGGCTCGGCGGGCTGCCGCGCGGCCAAGCAGCTGGCTGCGGGACGCGCTCGTGA
- a CDS encoding ABC transporter permease — protein MMNGFSTALSTEFLKLRRSKVTWGTFAALSMGPLALALFMWIVREPGRAAQLGLLGTKANLSGLTATWPSYASFLTLVIGMGGMLVLSFIVAYIFGREYAEGTEKNLLALPVARHWIVVAKFVVAAVWWVVLVLAVVTEGLIVGLALGLPGFSAGIAMGLVGNSLLAAGIAFLLVPVVGWITTLGRGYMPPLAFALAALALGNVFGKTGWAEWFPWSIIPLLIGAVGQPVAGLPAGSYLVLAATFAAGVAATIAQVRWADNAQ, from the coding sequence ATGATGAACGGGTTCTCGACAGCGCTCAGCACGGAGTTCCTCAAGCTGCGACGTAGCAAGGTGACGTGGGGCACGTTCGCCGCGCTCTCAATGGGACCGCTGGCGCTGGCACTGTTCATGTGGATCGTGCGCGAGCCTGGCCGTGCTGCGCAACTCGGCCTCCTGGGGACGAAGGCCAATTTGTCGGGGCTCACCGCGACGTGGCCGTCGTACGCCTCGTTTCTCACGCTTGTCATCGGGATGGGTGGGATGCTGGTTCTCTCGTTCATCGTCGCCTACATCTTCGGGCGCGAGTACGCCGAGGGGACCGAGAAGAACCTGCTCGCGCTGCCGGTCGCGCGCCACTGGATCGTGGTGGCGAAGTTCGTGGTGGCGGCGGTGTGGTGGGTCGTTCTCGTGCTGGCCGTGGTCACCGAGGGGCTGATCGTTGGGCTCGCGCTGGGACTGCCGGGGTTCTCGGCGGGAATCGCGATGGGGCTGGTCGGCAACTCGCTGCTTGCGGCGGGAATCGCATTCCTGCTGGTGCCCGTGGTGGGGTGGATCACCACACTTGGGCGCGGGTACATGCCCCCGCTCGCGTTCGCGCTGGCCGCGCTGGCGCTGGGCAACGTCTTCGGCAAGACCGGATGGGCCGAGTGGTTCCCGTGGTCGATCATCCCGCTGCTGATCGGCGCGGTGGGACAGCCGGTCGCGGGGCTTCCCGCTGGCAGCTACCTGGTGCTGGCCGCGACGTTCGCGGCAGGTGTCGCGGCAACGATCGCCCAGGTGCGCTGGGCCGACAACGCGCAGTAG
- a CDS encoding GyrI-like domain-containing protein, whose amino-acid sequence MSASDDRQPASLRKPTARTPQIVKVPTTRFLMIDGTGDIGSEAHREAVTALYGLAYPVKFAARKKLHLSYKVAELEGLYWHDGDSTGFNPADRRALAWTLMISIPDEVTAEFVEEVRAKVATKKDIARLADVRVQTFSEGKSVQILHVGPYAQEAPTIARLVAWAANGHFELTGRHHEIYLGDPNRATAEKLKTIVRYPVRKVKK is encoded by the coding sequence GTGTCTGCATCCGACGACCGTCAGCCCGCATCGCTTCGCAAGCCCACGGCGAGGACGCCGCAGATCGTCAAGGTGCCGACGACGCGCTTCTTGATGATCGACGGCACCGGCGACATCGGCAGCGAAGCGCATCGCGAGGCAGTCACCGCGCTCTACGGCCTCGCCTACCCCGTGAAGTTCGCGGCGCGCAAGAAGCTGCACCTGAGCTACAAGGTCGCCGAGCTCGAGGGCCTCTACTGGCACGACGGGGACTCCACGGGATTCAACCCCGCCGACCGCCGCGCGCTAGCTTGGACGCTCATGATCTCTATCCCGGACGAAGTCACCGCGGAGTTCGTCGAGGAAGTCCGCGCTAAGGTCGCGACCAAGAAGGACATCGCGCGCCTGGCCGATGTCCGCGTGCAGACGTTCTCGGAGGGCAAGTCGGTGCAGATCTTGCACGTCGGCCCGTATGCCCAAGAGGCGCCGACCATCGCACGACTGGTCGCGTGGGCCGCCAACGGCCACTTCGAACTCACGGGTCGCCACCACGAGATCTATCTCGGCGACCCAAACCGCGCGACCGCCGAGAAGCTCAAGACGATCGTGCGCTACCCGGTCCGCAAGGTGAAGAAGTAG
- a CDS encoding SRPBCC domain-containing protein — MDISKSYFIDAPAEKVWAALTQPTVIDSWGGGPSVMAAEPGFEFTLWGGDVHGTVLEVDAGRLLVEEWYSGEWPSPSIARFIVRAEPDGGTRLALLHTGVPDDEAADIDIGWGEYYLGPIQTLLEATPA, encoded by the coding sequence ATGGACATCAGCAAGTCCTACTTCATCGACGCGCCCGCCGAGAAGGTCTGGGCCGCCCTCACGCAGCCCACAGTGATCGACAGCTGGGGCGGCGGCCCGTCCGTCATGGCTGCCGAGCCGGGCTTCGAGTTCACCCTCTGGGGCGGCGACGTTCACGGCACCGTGCTTGAGGTCGACGCAGGCAGGCTTCTTGTCGAGGAGTGGTACAGCGGTGAGTGGCCTTCGCCGTCGATTGCGCGCTTCATCGTGCGCGCCGAGCCCGACGGCGGTACGCGACTCGCGCTGCTCCACACCGGCGTTCCCGACGACGAGGCGGCTGACATCGACATCGGCTGGGGCGAGTACTACCTGGGGCCCATTCAGACGCTGCTTGAAGCGACCCCCGCCTAG
- a CDS encoding aspartate/glutamate racemase family protein, which yields MKRIALLGGMSWESSIEYERVINTAVRERLGGAHSADLLVRSYDFDAIESMQQHGEWDAMGELLAGDARRLQDAGGELLVICTNTMHVLAPQIEAAIDIPLLHIADATADAVHAAGIRTVALLGTRYTMEMGFYRDRLAETGITALIPDEPDRTLVHDVIYDELVRGIVSPESRAEYLRIIEELVERGAEGVVSGCTEIELLVRESDLDVPLFPTAKLHALAAVDAALAE from the coding sequence ATGAAGCGAATCGCACTGCTCGGCGGGATGAGCTGGGAGTCGTCGATCGAGTACGAGCGCGTCATCAACACCGCGGTGCGCGAGCGGCTGGGCGGGGCGCACTCGGCGGATCTGCTCGTGCGCAGCTACGACTTCGATGCGATCGAGTCGATGCAGCAGCACGGCGAGTGGGACGCGATGGGCGAGTTGCTCGCAGGCGACGCGCGACGGCTCCAAGACGCAGGCGGCGAGTTGCTCGTCATCTGCACCAACACCATGCACGTTCTCGCGCCTCAGATCGAGGCCGCAATCGACATCCCGCTCCTACACATCGCCGACGCCACCGCCGACGCCGTCCACGCCGCCGGGATTCGCACGGTTGCACTGCTCGGCACGCGCTACACGATGGAGATGGGCTTCTATCGCGATCGACTCGCCGAGACCGGCATCACCGCGCTCATCCCCGACGAGCCCGACCGCACCTTGGTGCACGACGTCATCTACGACGAGCTGGTTCGCGGCATCGTCTCGCCCGAGTCGCGCGCCGAGTACCTGCGCATAATCGAGGAACTGGTGGAGCGTGGCGCCGAGGGCGTCGTGTCAGGCTGCACCGAGATCGAGCTGCTGGTGCGCGAAAGCGACCTGGACGTCCCGCTGTTCCCTACCGCGAAATTGCACGCGCTGGCGGCTGTCGACGCGGCGCTCGCCGAGTAG